GGCACTGTTCCCTTCCAGGGAGCAGAGGTTGGCGAGTGCTTGACTACCGCGGGACGCATCAAAGATGGTGATCCTGAGAGTTGGTATCGCGCCTGGCGTGACCAGGCAGAAAAGGCACAAGCCctagcagaagaagctgctgctgtcggCGATAAGACCGGTGCTTGCTGGGCTTACATCCGTGCTGCCAATTATTGGCGGGCCAGCGAGTTTCTGCTGCACTGCACGCCCAAGGATCCGCGCATattggcttcttcaaaggcCAGCGTGAACGCCTTCGACAAAGGCTGGGTTCTTCTAGATGCCACTGTCAAGAACTTTGAGATTCCTTACGAGAAGGATATCAAACTGCCTGGCAGACTCTATCTTCCTGCTCCGCACCACAGGCTGCCTGGCAAGATTCCTGTCGTCCTTCAGACTGGAGGCTTTGACTCTACTCAGGAAGAGCTCTACTTCTatggtgctgctggtgctcTTCCCCGAGGATATGCCGTCTTCAGTTTTGATGGACCCGGTCAAGGCCTTCCCCTACGTGTTGGGAAACTGAAACTCCGTACAGACTGGGAGTACGTCGTCAGCCAAGTCCTGGATTTTGTCACAGATGACGTAGCTCCAGAGtatgatcttgatcttgaacgGCTAGCCATCTTTGGGGCTTCCCTTGGCGGCTACCTGTCACTACGTGCGGCAGTCGATCCCCGAATCAAAGCGTGCGTCTCTTGTGACGGGCCTCTGGA
This genomic stretch from Fusarium fujikuroi IMI 58289 draft genome, chromosome FFUJ_chr09 harbors:
- a CDS encoding fusarin C cluster-hydrolase, which codes for MHKVFASDFFNFEFLRLLGTVPFQGAEVGECLTTAGRIKDGDPESWYRAWRDQAEKAQALAEEAAAVGDKTGACWAYIRAANYWRASEFLLHCTPKDPRILASSKASVNAFDKGWVLLDATVKNFEIPYEKDIKLPGRLYLPAPHHRLPGKIPVVLQTGGFDSTQEELYFYGAAGALPRGYAVFSFDGPGQGLPLRVGKLKLRTDWEYVVSQVLDFVTDDVAPEYDLDLERLAIFGASLGGYLSLRAAVDPRIKACVSCDGPLDLFEITRSRMPPWFINGWLSGWVSDGVFNWVVDGLTAVNFQIAWEFGHGKWVFGVETPADVLRVMQKISLKGGYLEKIKCPTLITGAADSFYFTPDINANIIFEGLTALEPNDKHLWIGKGVEGGGLQAKIGALAVVHHKMFTWLDSTFAIKRDVL